The Paenibacillus sp. RUD330 genome has a segment encoding these proteins:
- a CDS encoding menaquinol-cytochrome c reductase cytochrome b/c subunit: MAHGNNSNEKVVYVGDSRVRKRETVNSIPPDYTSFPGRSEAFIPNFLLKEWMVGCVVLVGFLVLTIAEPPPLGYPADPTNSAFIPMPDWYFLFLYQLLKYPWVSGSYVPLGVMGVPGVAFGSLLLAPFLDTGKERRFYRRPIATALMLLSLVSCYYLTKVSWDHYQHELEITNTVPEHIEREEKAREAAASGEEPPSATKPKEDVALVDADNAGVKTIMEKAKCMTCHGTDLKGQAGAKIPSLHGVGDLLDKAQLTDIVTNGKGGMPAFKDTLSAEEIDTLTTWLAKQKAAQ; this comes from the coding sequence ATGGCGCACGGCAACAATTCAAACGAAAAAGTCGTTTATGTCGGCGACTCCCGTGTTCGCAAGCGCGAAACCGTCAACAGCATCCCGCCGGACTACACTTCCTTCCCGGGACGTTCGGAAGCCTTCATCCCGAACTTCCTGCTGAAGGAATGGATGGTCGGCTGCGTCGTGCTCGTCGGATTCCTCGTTCTTACGATCGCAGAGCCGCCACCGCTCGGATATCCGGCGGATCCGACCAACTCGGCGTTCATTCCGATGCCGGACTGGTACTTCCTGTTCCTGTACCAGCTGCTGAAGTACCCTTGGGTATCCGGTTCGTACGTTCCGCTCGGCGTTATGGGCGTACCGGGCGTCGCTTTCGGCTCGCTGCTGCTCGCCCCGTTCCTGGATACGGGCAAGGAGCGCCGCTTCTACCGCCGTCCGATCGCAACGGCTCTCATGCTCTTGTCGCTGGTGTCGTGCTACTATCTGACCAAGGTCAGCTGGGACCACTATCAGCATGAGCTCGAGATCACCAATACGGTGCCGGAGCATATCGAGCGCGAGGAAAAAGCCCGCGAAGCGGCCGCTTCCGGCGAGGAACCGCCTTCGGCAACAAAGCCGAAGGAGGACGTCGCTCTCGTCGATGCCGACAACGCCGGTGTGAAGACGATCATGGAAAAGGCCAAATGCATGACTTGCCACGGCACGGACCTCAAAGGCCAAGCCGGAGCGAAGATTCCATCCCTGCACGGCGTCGGCGATCTGCTCGACAAAGCGCAGCTGACGGATATCGTCACCAACGGCAAGGGCGGCATGCCGGCCTTCAAGGACACTCTTTCCGCGGAAGAGATCGATACGCTCACCACTTGGCTCGCCAAGCAAAAAGCGGCTCAATAA
- a CDS encoding nucleotide pyrophosphohydrolase, with product MSEKSLAAIQREVDDYISQFKEGYFSPLSLMARLTEECGELAREINHTYGEKPKKPDEADNSVEMELGDILFILNCFANSLNIDLTKAHDSVMHKFNTRDADRWTRKNGEPQ from the coding sequence ATGAGCGAAAAATCTCTTGCCGCCATCCAGCGGGAAGTCGACGATTACATAAGCCAATTCAAGGAAGGCTACTTCAGCCCCTTGTCCCTCATGGCCAGACTCACGGAGGAATGCGGCGAGCTGGCGAGGGAAATCAACCATACGTACGGAGAGAAGCCCAAGAAGCCGGACGAGGCGGACAATTCCGTCGAGATGGAGCTGGGGGACATCCTCTTCATCCTGAATTGCTTCGCCAATTCGCTGAACATCGATCTGACGAAGGCGCATGATTCCGTCATGCACAAGTTCAATACGAGGGACGCGGACCGCTGGACCCGCAAAAACGGCGAACCGCAATAA
- a CDS encoding tetratricopeptide repeat protein, with protein MDGESCIRKAYESILGGDFDGAIGWFRQAIDLEPDNASFHYKCSVSCTRSGRWELALHHAKLASELDPAHAEYRFHLDVVDSRRLVSDAKLLLAAGAAHASEALLFAQEARLLDPLNAEASLAAGQCYYVLNRLQDAKDCVMEACRLDPSSEEARILLRKLNRAIKPTNKPR; from the coding sequence ATGGACGGGGAAAGCTGCATCAGGAAAGCATACGAATCCATACTCGGCGGCGACTTCGACGGCGCGATCGGATGGTTCCGGCAAGCAATCGACCTGGAGCCTGACAATGCGTCTTTTCATTATAAATGCTCCGTCTCCTGCACGCGCAGCGGCAGATGGGAGCTGGCCCTTCATCATGCCAAGCTTGCCAGCGAGCTGGACCCTGCTCATGCGGAGTACCGGTTCCACTTGGATGTCGTGGACTCCCGCAGGCTCGTCTCGGATGCCAAGCTGCTGCTGGCTGCCGGCGCTGCCCATGCCTCCGAGGCTCTTCTGTTCGCCCAGGAGGCCCGGCTGCTGGATCCGCTCAACGCCGAGGCCAGCCTCGCGGCGGGACAGTGCTATTACGTGCTCAACCGGCTCCAGGATGCAAAAGATTGCGTGATGGAAGCATGCAGGCTGGATCCTTCCTCCGAGGAAGCCCGAATCCTGCTGCGCAAGCTGAACCGGGCGATCAAGCCGACGAACAAGCCGCGCTGA
- a CDS encoding YitT family protein, translated as MSKLSRIQWNYIYRTIFPIMLGTAIYAFGLQYFVLPNQLMEGGVTGIGILLNYALGWKLSITTLVLNIPLFLVGLRILGKLSMVMTIIGTVSLSVFLAIFEKAISAGWMAPFYAEHDFILAALYAGVTLGMGLGIVFRFGGTTGGVDIAARILTRSKGWSMGQIILASDAIIIGLSLIYIPKEKVLYTLVAVFIASKLIDFIQEGAYAAKAFSIISEHGEAIADRITVEMERGVTLIPAVGAYSKTDKQVVYCVVSRQEIRTLRMIVRSIDPRAFIVINDVHDVLGEGFKEEA; from the coding sequence ATGTCCAAATTATCCAGGATTCAATGGAACTACATTTATCGCACCATCTTCCCGATCATGCTGGGAACCGCCATTTACGCCTTTGGACTGCAATACTTCGTCCTCCCGAACCAGCTCATGGAAGGCGGCGTCACCGGCATCGGCATCCTTCTCAACTATGCGCTCGGATGGAAGCTGTCCATCACGACGCTTGTCCTGAACATTCCGCTGTTCCTGGTCGGTCTCCGCATTCTCGGCAAGCTGTCCATGGTCATGACGATCATCGGAACCGTCAGCCTATCCGTATTTCTGGCTATCTTCGAAAAGGCGATTTCGGCCGGATGGATGGCGCCTTTCTACGCCGAGCATGATTTCATCCTGGCTGCCCTGTATGCCGGCGTCACGCTCGGCATGGGCCTTGGCATCGTCTTCCGCTTCGGCGGCACGACAGGCGGCGTCGATATCGCCGCGCGCATCCTCACCCGCTCCAAAGGATGGAGCATGGGCCAGATCATCCTGGCGTCGGACGCCATCATCATCGGCCTGTCGCTCATCTACATTCCGAAGGAGAAGGTGCTCTACACGCTCGTCGCCGTGTTCATCGCCTCCAAGCTGATCGACTTCATTCAGGAAGGCGCTTATGCGGCCAAGGCGTTCTCCATCATCAGCGAGCACGGCGAGGCGATCGCCGACAGGATCACCGTGGAGATGGAGCGCGGCGTCACGCTTATCCCCGCCGTCGGCGCCTATTCCAAAACGGACAAGCAAGTCGTTTACTGCGTCGTGTCGCGCCAGGAAATCCGCACTCTTCGCATGATCGTCCGAAGCATCGACCCTCGGGCATTCATCGTGATCAACGACGTCCACGACGTGCTTGGAGAAGGATTCAAAGAAGAAGCCTGA
- the qcrB gene encoding menaquinol-cytochrome c reductase cytochrome b subunit yields MFKSVYNWIDERLDVTPLWRDVADHEVPEHVNPAHHFSAFVYCFGGLTFFITVIQILSGMFLTMYYVPDIINAYASVDYLQHKVPFGSIVRGMHHWGASLVIVMMFLHTLRVFFTGSYKAPREMNWVVGMLIFFIMLGLGFTGYLLPWDNKAYFATKVGIQIADSVPYIGEYIKVFLQGGDIVGATTLTRFFAIHVFFLPGALLALLAAHFLMIRKQGIAGPL; encoded by the coding sequence ATGTTTAAAAGCGTATACAACTGGATCGACGAACGTCTTGACGTGACGCCCCTGTGGAGGGATGTTGCGGACCATGAGGTGCCGGAACATGTCAATCCCGCGCATCACTTTTCAGCCTTCGTCTATTGTTTCGGAGGATTGACGTTCTTCATTACCGTTATCCAGATACTGTCCGGCATGTTCCTCACCATGTACTACGTTCCGGATATTATCAACGCTTACGCGAGCGTGGATTATCTTCAGCACAAGGTGCCGTTCGGCTCGATCGTACGCGGCATGCATCACTGGGGAGCCAGCCTCGTTATTGTCATGATGTTCCTACATACGCTTCGCGTCTTCTTCACCGGATCCTACAAGGCTCCGCGCGAGATGAACTGGGTCGTCGGCATGCTGATCTTCTTCATCATGCTTGGACTCGGCTTCACCGGTTACCTGCTTCCTTGGGATAACAAAGCGTACTTCGCAACCAAGGTCGGCATTCAGATCGCCGATTCGGTGCCTTATATCGGGGAGTACATCAAAGTCTTCCTGCAGGGAGGAGACATCGTCGGAGCGACTACGCTGACCAGGTTCTTCGCGATTCACGTGTTCTTCCTTCCAGGCGCCCTGCTGGCTCTGCTGGCTGCGCACTTCTTGATGATCCGCAAGCAAGGCATCGCGGGTCCTCTATAA
- a CDS encoding DUF1405 domain-containing protein, whose amino-acid sequence MFSNLFSRYALLNRRFLWLLLVVNALGTVYGYYWYKGQLEATVDAGNPLWQLVFVPDSPTASLFFTLSLLYLLFPPVDQGRLGKTVRVLIEGLGTVTSVKYGIWATTMILAGAARGDMLEPAHFMLMASHLGMALEALLYVRFMAVGKIAALAAAGWLLLNDYCDYHYGIYPYLPSTLENDVPAVRTFTIGLSIFSLLAVWLAQTIGRRRQGR is encoded by the coding sequence TTGTTTTCGAATTTGTTCAGCCGCTATGCTTTGCTGAATCGCCGGTTTCTGTGGCTGCTGCTCGTCGTCAATGCGCTCGGCACCGTGTACGGATATTATTGGTACAAAGGACAGCTGGAAGCGACCGTCGACGCCGGCAATCCGCTCTGGCAGCTTGTTTTCGTTCCGGACAGCCCCACGGCCAGCCTTTTCTTCACCCTGAGCCTGCTATATCTGCTCTTTCCGCCTGTAGATCAGGGACGTCTCGGCAAGACGGTGCGTGTCTTGATCGAAGGTCTTGGAACCGTCACATCGGTGAAATACGGCATCTGGGCGACCACGATGATTCTCGCCGGCGCGGCCCGGGGAGACATGCTGGAGCCTGCGCATTTCATGCTGATGGCTTCCCATCTGGGCATGGCGCTGGAAGCCCTTCTCTATGTCCGTTTCATGGCTGTGGGCAAGATCGCCGCGCTGGCGGCGGCCGGCTGGCTGCTGCTCAACGACTATTGCGATTATCACTACGGCATCTACCCCTATCTGCCAAGCACGCTTGAAAACGATGTGCCCGCAGTGCGTACATTCACGATCGGACTGTCGATATTCAGCCTGCTGGCCGTCTGGCTGGCGCAAACGATCGGGCGCAGGAGGCAAGGGCGCTGA
- a CDS encoding sporulation protein YpjB codes for MSGKWTGVWIGLLAGAAALLLLHGAVFASGSAYIGNSEIGSAAEPAQRFRSTANNLYTAVVNGDRSGSYYELVKLAKLAGDRGLRSHGYSAGWAAVDKSLSDAKAALSAGTEPDRLLEAASRLRLAADSLAGGREALWLQYEPLLKEDARQVAIAWTTSGSLAKSAAAARLATLERHWEVIEPAALLSRDPLQAEAMREAVAYSGKLLKASGDPQSAWIIQSFRSVSETADTLFRAEGPEGRNVAEPAVAPPASPIMPGGWMLYTLVPLIAAVLGYAGWSNYRGGQHGVRVHPAKGEPPSHNGVARK; via the coding sequence ATGTCCGGCAAATGGACTGGAGTGTGGATCGGATTACTGGCGGGGGCGGCTGCCCTGCTGCTGCTGCATGGTGCGGTGTTCGCATCGGGCAGCGCATACATCGGCAATTCGGAGATCGGCTCGGCGGCCGAGCCCGCGCAACGGTTCCGGAGCACCGCGAACAACCTGTACACGGCCGTCGTGAACGGGGACCGCAGCGGCTCCTATTACGAGCTCGTCAAACTTGCGAAGCTGGCCGGCGACCGCGGCTTGCGCTCGCATGGATATAGCGCCGGCTGGGCGGCGGTCGACAAAAGCCTGTCCGATGCCAAGGCGGCTCTGTCCGCAGGGACGGAACCGGACAGGCTGCTGGAGGCTGCGTCGAGGCTGAGGCTGGCGGCGGACAGCTTGGCGGGAGGCCGCGAGGCGTTGTGGCTGCAGTACGAGCCTCTGCTCAAGGAGGATGCCCGGCAGGTCGCGATCGCTTGGACGACCAGCGGCAGCTTGGCCAAGTCTGCGGCGGCGGCTAGGCTTGCCACTCTCGAGCGGCACTGGGAAGTCATCGAGCCGGCCGCGCTGCTGAGCCGCGATCCGCTTCAGGCCGAGGCGATGAGGGAGGCTGTGGCCTACAGCGGGAAGCTTCTGAAGGCGAGCGGCGACCCTCAGTCCGCTTGGATCATCCAATCGTTCCGTTCCGTTTCGGAGACGGCGGACACGCTCTTCCGCGCCGAAGGGCCGGAAGGCAGGAATGTGGCGGAGCCTGCCGTCGCGCCGCCGGCGAGCCCGATCATGCCGGGAGGCTGGATGCTGTATACGCTCGTGCCGCTCATTGCCGCCGTGCTGGGTTATGCCGGCTGGAGCAATTACCGCGGCGGCCAGCATGGAGTCCGTGTCCATCCGGCCAAGGGAGAGCCGCCAAGCCATAACGGGGTCGCCCGCAAATAA